A window from Photobacterium atrarenae encodes these proteins:
- a CDS encoding (2Fe-2S)-binding protein yields MTLDNQVAINTSGDQGREMQSRFEHLLPLLMQVESTNDKMAQLNPAWTWDEVNCPDSLSLEALLAGDWIADQIQAFQVREQAPTRKVAATLVQKRLMATLLSPLVAHFVVTGYTPLSPARPVAFDPLCWQVGWHNGSGPGEQEDFLSWLDHVTQRFFALFRHQFGVAPQVFWGNCALAIASPWSQLNRFPEVDGRAVHQDVSRFFSELSPSLQSGLEWLSLEVAERHVCVPRRRSCCLKYTLPGAENKLCGTCNRRSAAEQTQLVVANLTT; encoded by the coding sequence ATGACCCTTGATAATCAAGTGGCTATCAACACCAGCGGCGATCAGGGGCGTGAAATGCAGTCTCGATTTGAACACTTGTTACCTCTGCTCATGCAGGTTGAAAGTACGAACGACAAAATGGCGCAGCTTAATCCGGCCTGGACTTGGGATGAGGTCAATTGTCCGGATTCCCTGAGCTTAGAAGCGTTGCTGGCAGGCGACTGGATTGCTGATCAAATTCAAGCGTTCCAGGTTCGTGAACAGGCCCCAACGCGAAAAGTGGCCGCCACGCTGGTGCAAAAACGGCTGATGGCAACCCTTCTCTCGCCGTTGGTCGCTCATTTTGTGGTGACGGGCTATACGCCATTGTCTCCCGCCCGTCCGGTGGCGTTTGATCCACTATGTTGGCAAGTCGGTTGGCACAATGGATCGGGTCCGGGGGAGCAAGAAGATTTTCTTTCCTGGCTGGACCACGTAACCCAGCGGTTCTTTGCCTTGTTTCGGCATCAATTCGGCGTCGCACCTCAGGTGTTCTGGGGCAATTGCGCGCTGGCCATTGCCTCGCCTTGGAGCCAGCTGAACCGTTTTCCCGAAGTGGATGGTCGGGCGGTGCATCAGGATGTCAGCCGTTTTTTCAGCGAGCTTTCGCCGTCACTGCAATCTGGGTTGGAATGGCTGTCACTGGAAGTTGCGGAGCGCCATGTTTGCGTGCCCCGACGGCGGAGCTGCTGCCTGAAATATACCCTGCCCGGAGCGGAGAACAAGCTGTGCGGCACCTGTAATCGCCGCAGCGCAGCAGAACAAACGCAGTTGGTCGTTGCGAATTTGACGACCTGA
- a CDS encoding AraC family transcriptional regulator produces MSHLNRLSIRAYTSQTRSHYHEYHQLVLPLHGTIDIKVGDYHGKISPGDGVTIPAGERHDFRAHEQARFLVADLDQLPDNLRDATSAKFIVSPPLLAYCQYLGVQLAHQVNPALEQASFELFCLLVAEQTSHQKLDPRLEPVIEAIAGDLSAEHSLSTLASLACLSLTQFKKVFKASTGMTAQQYITRQRMEKAKALLTHSDLPVRLVAEQVGYQDLSAFSRRFSRHYGQPPSAFST; encoded by the coding sequence GTGTCACATCTGAACCGCCTGTCTATCCGGGCCTATACCAGCCAGACGCGCAGCCACTACCATGAGTACCATCAGTTGGTGCTGCCGCTGCATGGCACGATTGATATCAAGGTTGGAGACTATCACGGCAAAATCAGCCCGGGCGATGGAGTGACTATTCCAGCCGGCGAGCGACACGATTTTCGCGCCCATGAGCAAGCGCGATTTCTGGTTGCCGACTTAGATCAGTTGCCGGACAACCTACGCGATGCGACGTCAGCCAAATTTATTGTCAGCCCGCCCCTGTTGGCGTACTGTCAATATCTCGGGGTTCAGCTAGCGCATCAGGTGAACCCGGCGCTGGAGCAGGCCAGTTTTGAGCTGTTTTGCCTGTTAGTGGCCGAGCAAACCAGCCATCAGAAACTCGACCCGCGGTTAGAGCCGGTAATCGAGGCCATTGCGGGGGATCTTAGCGCCGAACATTCCCTCAGCACGCTGGCCAGTCTTGCCTGCCTGAGCCTGACCCAGTTTAAAAAAGTCTTCAAAGCCAGCACCGGCATGACTGCGCAGCAATACATCACCCGGCAGCGGATGGAAAAGGCCAAAGCCTTACTCACCCACTCCGACCTGCCGGTCCGCCTGGTTGCCGAGCAAGTTGGTTATCAGGATTTATCGGCCTTCAGCCGTCGCTTCTCCCGTCATTACGGTCAGCCGCCGTCGGCGTTCTCAACCTAA
- a CDS encoding TAXI family TRAP transporter solute-binding subunit: MLKSLFLTAALGLTSTTTQAADNRSYIMATASTGGTYYPVGVAIATLSKIKLEPKHQFSLAAISSAGSGENVKLLNENEAQFAIMMGLYGYWAWNGKGQFTTQGPQQDLRSVTMLWQNVEHFTVRSDLAKTGTIADLTTMADKKFSIGKKNSGSEGAARHILSGLEIDPESFNLSYLGYGASADALQNGAIDGMNTPAGVPVSAVTRAYAAMGSKIKLLSFTDEQLEQANSQYKLWTRYTIPANTYPGQTEVVNTITQPNFLAVRKDVSDEDVYLLTKAIYENLPFLNSIHKATKDMAIEKAINGLPVPLHPGAVRFYREMGLEIPSELIVQ; encoded by the coding sequence ATGCTGAAATCCCTATTCCTCACGGCTGCACTCGGCCTAACCAGCACGACCACCCAAGCGGCTGATAATCGCAGCTATATCATGGCCACCGCCTCGACGGGCGGCACCTATTATCCGGTTGGTGTGGCCATTGCAACGCTCAGTAAGATCAAACTGGAACCTAAGCACCAGTTTTCGCTGGCCGCCATCAGCTCAGCCGGCTCAGGTGAGAACGTCAAACTGCTCAATGAGAACGAAGCTCAGTTTGCCATCATGATGGGTCTTTACGGCTACTGGGCCTGGAATGGTAAAGGACAATTTACCACCCAAGGCCCTCAACAGGATCTGCGCTCGGTCACCATGTTATGGCAGAATGTTGAGCACTTCACGGTGCGTTCTGATCTGGCGAAAACCGGCACCATTGCCGATCTAACCACTATGGCAGACAAAAAGTTCTCGATTGGCAAAAAGAACTCCGGCTCAGAGGGCGCAGCGCGTCATATTTTATCGGGTCTGGAGATTGACCCGGAAAGCTTCAATCTGTCTTACCTTGGCTATGGTGCCAGCGCCGATGCGCTGCAAAACGGCGCCATTGATGGGATGAACACTCCAGCCGGTGTACCGGTCAGTGCGGTCACTCGTGCCTATGCCGCAATGGGAAGCAAAATAAAACTCCTGTCATTTACCGATGAGCAACTTGAACAGGCCAACAGTCAGTACAAGCTATGGACCCGCTATACCATTCCGGCCAATACCTATCCGGGCCAGACAGAAGTCGTCAATACCATTACTCAGCCGAACTTCCTGGCCGTGCGCAAAGACGTGTCTGACGAAGATGTCTACCTGCTGACCAAAGCGATTTACGAAAACCTGCCGTTCCTCAACAGTATTCACAAAGCAACGAAAGATATGGCGATTGAAAAAGCCATCAACGGCCTGCCTGTGCCGCTTCATCCGGGCGCAGTACGTTTCTACCGTGAAATGGGACTCGAGATCCCATCTGAGCTGATTGTCCAGTAA
- a CDS encoding GNAT family N-acetyltransferase translates to MLELNTPQLYMRQIQPTDWSLFAELQQEPAVMKYVGDPLPLAEQEMKFTSRLPPWQPGASHWLCLVVIEKDSQRPVGLTGFLPDETDSGQGEVGFMLLPEHQGKGYATVSLSAVVGYARQIGMTALTATVTEGNDASCRVLEKCGFAFVERIPDAYEIGNRRYADLIYRCPLNPYAA, encoded by the coding sequence ATGCTCGAACTCAATACGCCGCAGTTGTATATGCGCCAGATCCAACCCACGGACTGGTCCCTGTTTGCTGAGTTGCAGCAAGAGCCGGCCGTGATGAAATATGTCGGGGATCCACTGCCCCTCGCTGAGCAGGAAATGAAATTTACCAGCCGCTTGCCGCCCTGGCAGCCGGGCGCTTCACACTGGCTGTGCCTGGTGGTGATCGAAAAGGACAGTCAGCGGCCGGTCGGGCTCACCGGATTTTTACCGGATGAAACGGACTCCGGGCAAGGAGAAGTCGGGTTTATGCTGCTGCCGGAGCATCAGGGGAAAGGGTATGCGACGGTATCACTGTCGGCGGTGGTGGGTTATGCCCGGCAGATCGGGATGACGGCGCTGACGGCCACGGTCACTGAAGGTAATGATGCTTCATGCCGGGTGCTGGAAAAATGTGGGTTTGCATTTGTGGAGCGGATCCCGGATGCCTATGAGATCGGTAACCGTCGCTATGCTGATTTGATCTATCGCTGCCCGCTTAATCCATACGCTGCTTGA
- the lhgO gene encoding L-2-hydroxyglutarate oxidase: MTKIYDYIIVGGGIVGISTAWQLRQRHPDKSILVVEKEDGLSRHQTGHNSGVIHAGVYYAPGSLKANFCKAGVKKTLDFCHKHRIPVENCGKLLVATNAQEVERMHALFERCQENGIEVELLNQAALAEKEPNITGLGAIWVPSTSIVNYRQVTEKMAEEFLALGGEIARRTEVVGLAEDDCQITVSCKSDGQPLTLRSRFLISCSGLMADRLTKMLNIETDFQIIPYRGEYYRLAPKFNHIVNHLIYPIPDPDLPFLGVHLTRMIDGSVTVGPNAVQGWKREGYGRFNLSLKDISEMLRFSGFWKVTAKHLKTGLIETKNSWWKPGYLKLVNKYCPQIQLGDLQPYPAGIRAQAVLKDGTLVHDFLFAESPRSLHVCNAPSPAATSAIPIGEYICGKVEAKVGDAPKEAQPAPAAEPA; this comes from the coding sequence GTGACTAAGATTTACGATTACATCATTGTCGGCGGCGGGATCGTCGGCATCTCAACGGCCTGGCAACTGCGCCAGCGCCACCCGGATAAGTCTATCCTGGTGGTGGAAAAAGAAGACGGCCTGTCCCGCCACCAGACCGGCCATAACAGCGGCGTGATCCACGCCGGGGTCTATTACGCCCCGGGCAGCCTGAAGGCCAATTTCTGCAAAGCCGGCGTTAAGAAAACCCTCGACTTTTGCCACAAACACCGGATCCCGGTGGAGAACTGCGGCAAACTGCTGGTGGCGACCAATGCGCAGGAAGTTGAGCGCATGCATGCGCTGTTTGAACGTTGTCAGGAAAATGGGATTGAGGTCGAGCTGCTGAATCAGGCCGCGCTGGCGGAAAAAGAGCCCAACATCACCGGGCTGGGCGCCATCTGGGTGCCTTCGACCAGCATCGTTAACTACCGTCAGGTCACCGAAAAAATGGCCGAAGAATTCCTCGCCCTCGGCGGGGAAATCGCCCGCCGCACAGAAGTAGTTGGACTGGCGGAAGACGACTGCCAGATCACCGTCTCGTGTAAGAGTGACGGTCAGCCTCTGACGCTACGCAGCCGCTTTCTGATCAGTTGCTCCGGCCTGATGGCGGATCGCCTGACCAAGATGCTGAACATTGAGACTGATTTTCAGATTATTCCGTATCGCGGCGAGTACTACCGCCTGGCGCCAAAATTCAACCACATCGTCAATCACCTGATCTATCCGATCCCGGATCCGGACCTGCCGTTTCTCGGCGTTCACCTGACCCGGATGATTGACGGCAGTGTGACCGTCGGGCCGAATGCCGTGCAGGGCTGGAAACGGGAAGGCTACGGTCGATTCAACCTCAGCCTGAAAGATATCAGCGAGATGCTGCGTTTCAGCGGCTTTTGGAAAGTGACCGCCAAGCACCTGAAAACCGGACTGATTGAAACCAAGAACTCGTGGTGGAAGCCGGGATATCTCAAGCTGGTGAATAAGTACTGCCCGCAAATCCAGCTCGGGGATTTGCAGCCGTATCCCGCAGGGATCCGCGCCCAGGCCGTACTGAAAGACGGTACTTTGGTCCACGACTTCCTGTTTGCAGAGAGTCCGCGCAGCCTGCATGTGTGTAACGCGCCGTCACCGGCGGCGACCTCAGCGATTCCAATCGGCGAATACATTTGCGGCAAGGTCGAGGCCAAGGTGGGCGATGCCCCAAAGGAAGCGCAACCGGCACCGGCAGCTGAGCCGGCCTGA
- a CDS encoding TonB-dependent receptor — protein sequence MKSKQSRTFVVKPLLAAMALSGSAYSLQAVAQEATVVDETMVVVASRAAKAISDIPGTVWYVDGQQIEQEYRGGKNLGEILAAAVPSLDVSSQGRTNYGQNLRGRAMLVMIDGVSLNSSRSISRQLDSIDPFNIARIEVLSGATSIYGAGATGGVINIVTKQADSGELQFESYISTTSGLNSSDDFDYKLAQSISGGDDRIKGRASVVYGETRGYYDADGDIVVPDITQGSLQYNEMVDVMGSLTITPSETKTINLLAQYYSSQQDSPYGIYFGEDLAGAPKNITGNDPDTSLIDVRKGFESDRQGGTERVMLNASYHDAEFLSHELIMQASYRSEELSFIPFIYGTYLAASEQTTDVLSFRAALLKSFGRLTLTYGLDSYIDKLESNQVIFDPQTSYASGGLVNRTMATIGRYPETEVSSVAGFVQAGFDITDDWTVEGGYRYQYMDNKVDDFVSAGIQQQIALGQGSSADAVPGGETDYNIGLFNLGTIYRFTPQSQVWANFSQGFDLSDPAKYYGTGTYGAADASGHYPLTASVNVNDSKMKGIKTNSYEIGYRMQDDALSLQAALYYSQSDKTVKFDKKTLNVNVLDDKKRIYGAEAMASYWLSDQLQAGVNGHIVKSEQQNSDGDWEKMSIRYASSSKAGAWLGWYENDYALKLQNQTLFDLTDDADGKIDGYSVFDLVGTVQLPIGSLGFGIQNLLDKDYSTVWGQRARGWYTYYAPAEVFDYKGRGRTYTLNYQVQF from the coding sequence ATGAAATCAAAGCAATCAAGGACGTTCGTGGTCAAGCCGCTTCTTGCCGCCATGGCACTTTCCGGTTCTGCCTACTCCCTGCAGGCTGTGGCTCAGGAAGCCACGGTCGTTGACGAAACCATGGTCGTGGTCGCCAGCCGGGCGGCAAAGGCGATCAGTGATATTCCGGGAACGGTTTGGTATGTCGATGGTCAGCAAATTGAGCAGGAGTATCGCGGCGGTAAAAACCTGGGCGAGATCCTGGCTGCGGCGGTACCATCGCTGGATGTCAGCAGCCAGGGAAGGACTAACTACGGCCAGAACTTGCGTGGCCGCGCCATGCTGGTGATGATTGACGGTGTTTCTCTGAACTCTTCACGTTCGATCAGTCGTCAGCTTGATTCGATCGACCCGTTCAATATTGCGCGGATTGAAGTACTGTCCGGCGCGACGTCAATTTACGGCGCGGGTGCAACCGGTGGGGTGATCAACATCGTTACCAAGCAGGCGGACAGCGGTGAACTGCAGTTTGAAAGTTATATCAGCACCACTTCGGGCCTGAACAGCAGCGATGATTTTGACTACAAGCTGGCGCAGTCGATCAGTGGCGGTGATGATCGGATCAAAGGCCGTGCGTCGGTCGTTTACGGAGAAACCCGCGGTTATTACGATGCTGACGGTGATATCGTCGTGCCGGACATTACCCAGGGCTCCCTGCAATACAATGAAATGGTGGATGTGATGGGCAGCCTGACGATTACACCATCGGAGACAAAAACCATTAATCTGCTGGCTCAGTATTACAGTAGCCAGCAAGACAGCCCGTATGGCATTTACTTTGGCGAAGATCTGGCCGGCGCGCCGAAAAACATTACCGGTAATGATCCGGATACCAGCCTGATTGATGTCCGTAAAGGATTTGAGTCGGACCGCCAGGGCGGGACTGAGCGGGTGATGCTGAACGCCAGCTATCATGACGCCGAGTTCCTGTCTCATGAGCTGATCATGCAGGCATCTTACCGCAGCGAAGAGCTGTCCTTCATTCCGTTTATTTACGGCACCTATCTGGCAGCGTCTGAGCAAACCACGGATGTGCTGAGCTTCCGTGCGGCACTGCTGAAATCGTTTGGCCGCCTGACCCTGACCTACGGGCTCGATAGCTACATCGACAAGCTGGAGAGCAATCAGGTGATCTTTGATCCACAAACCAGCTATGCCAGCGGTGGTCTGGTCAACCGGACTATGGCAACCATCGGTCGTTACCCGGAAACCGAAGTATCCTCAGTCGCTGGTTTCGTTCAGGCGGGCTTTGATATCACGGACGACTGGACGGTCGAAGGTGGCTATCGTTATCAGTATATGGATAACAAGGTCGATGATTTTGTCAGTGCCGGTATCCAGCAACAAATTGCGCTGGGCCAGGGCAGCTCGGCTGACGCGGTTCCGGGCGGTGAAACCGACTATAACATCGGCTTGTTCAACCTCGGCACCATCTATCGCTTCACTCCGCAAAGTCAGGTGTGGGCGAACTTCTCCCAGGGCTTCGATTTGTCTGATCCGGCGAAGTATTATGGCACGGGCACATATGGCGCGGCAGATGCGAGCGGCCATTATCCGCTGACTGCGAGCGTAAACGTGAATGATTCCAAAATGAAAGGGATCAAAACCAACAGCTATGAGATCGGTTACCGGATGCAGGATGATGCGCTGAGCTTGCAGGCCGCGTTGTACTATTCTCAGTCTGATAAAACCGTGAAGTTCGATAAGAAAACCCTGAACGTGAATGTGCTTGACGACAAGAAACGTATTTACGGTGCCGAAGCCATGGCGTCTTACTGGCTGAGTGATCAGCTCCAAGCCGGGGTAAATGGTCATATCGTCAAATCAGAGCAACAAAATAGCGACGGTGACTGGGAGAAAATGTCAATTCGCTACGCCAGTTCGTCAAAAGCCGGGGCCTGGTTGGGTTGGTATGAAAACGATTATGCGCTGAAACTGCAAAACCAGACGTTGTTTGATTTGACCGATGATGCTGATGGCAAGATTGATGGTTATAGCGTGTTCGATCTGGTGGGTACAGTGCAACTGCCGATCGGCAGCCTGGGCTTTGGTATCCAGAACCTGCTGGATAAAGACTACAGCACAGTATGGGGACAGCGTGCGCGGGGTTGGTACACTTACTACGCGCCAGCAGAAGTCTTCGACTATAAAGGCCGTGGCCGCACTTATACCTTGAACTACCAGGTTCAGTTCTAA
- a CDS encoding TRAP transporter permease — translation MSTKTEQQLQQFELPTRTDFPWVTATITGLGVLLSALHIWFNTLATLPELWVSATHFAGFAIICALWYPAHRSLKRSKLALGVDILIALAALSCLIYIPLAEDALYARGVKFIASDWFFSLLAIAIVLELIRRTIGWFIPVLIVLCLSYVVLWGQWVSGIFHFPGLSFETLLYRSFYSSEGMFGSISRISWSFVFMFILFGAFLVRAGVGDYIIDVSRAAAGKIIGGPGFIAVIGSGLMGSVSGSSVANTVSTGVITIPLMRKAGFPARFAAGVEAAASTGGQLMPPVMGAGAFIMASYTQVPYVSIIAVSVVPALIYFLSVAFFVRIEAKRSGVHQVTTSAEPLLKVLLSGWHNLIPLAVLVYLLVSGFTPTYAAGISIISVIVASWLSPNKMGLTAIIEAMAQGARNMATTAVLLIGIGLVINVISTTGIGNTFSLMINDWAGGSLLVMLLLIALASLILGMGLPVTAAYIVLGTLSAPALYKLMAESQLIEMMVNGQLPEQARAIFMLAAPDQLAALTQPMSADKAQALLAMVPADFMGTLLEQGLGMEKVALALLAAHLIIFWLSQDSNVTPPVCLTAFAAATIARTPAMRTGLTAWKIAKGLYLVPLLIAYTSLVSWDWASVLSVGIFAIFGTYALIAAIEGYLEGALNWPLRAALVAIGVVLVWPEMPLMARLAATAAFIALFIVTGRQARQESFVAAPSSSSN, via the coding sequence ATGAGCACAAAGACTGAGCAACAGCTTCAACAGTTTGAATTACCGACCCGAACGGACTTCCCCTGGGTCACCGCGACGATTACAGGGTTAGGCGTCCTGCTTTCTGCACTCCATATCTGGTTTAACACCCTCGCGACGCTGCCCGAGCTCTGGGTTTCGGCCACCCACTTTGCCGGGTTTGCAATCATCTGTGCGCTCTGGTACCCCGCACACCGCAGCTTGAAGCGTAGCAAGCTGGCTCTGGGGGTCGACATTTTAATCGCCCTTGCGGCGTTGTCTTGCCTGATTTATATCCCGCTGGCGGAAGATGCACTCTATGCCCGCGGGGTGAAGTTTATCGCCAGTGACTGGTTCTTTTCCCTGCTGGCCATTGCCATTGTTCTGGAGCTGATCCGCCGCACCATCGGCTGGTTCATTCCGGTCCTGATCGTTCTGTGTCTGAGCTACGTGGTACTGTGGGGCCAGTGGGTCTCCGGCATTTTTCACTTTCCGGGGCTGAGCTTTGAAACCCTGCTCTATCGCAGCTTCTATAGCTCCGAAGGCATGTTCGGCTCAATCTCGCGGATCAGCTGGAGCTTTGTCTTCATGTTCATCCTGTTCGGTGCGTTTCTGGTCCGCGCCGGTGTCGGAGATTACATCATTGATGTTTCCCGCGCTGCAGCCGGCAAAATCATCGGCGGCCCGGGCTTTATTGCCGTCATCGGCTCCGGCCTGATGGGCTCTGTCTCCGGCTCCAGTGTCGCCAATACCGTCTCCACCGGGGTGATCACTATTCCGCTGATGCGTAAAGCCGGGTTCCCGGCCCGGTTTGCTGCCGGAGTTGAAGCCGCTGCCTCGACCGGTGGCCAGTTAATGCCCCCAGTAATGGGCGCCGGCGCCTTTATCATGGCCTCTTACACCCAGGTGCCGTATGTCAGTATTATTGCCGTATCTGTCGTACCAGCGCTGATTTACTTCCTCTCGGTCGCCTTCTTCGTGCGAATTGAAGCCAAGCGCAGCGGTGTCCACCAGGTCACTACCTCAGCCGAGCCGCTGCTCAAAGTGCTGCTGTCTGGCTGGCACAACCTGATCCCGCTGGCCGTGCTGGTCTATCTGCTGGTGAGTGGTTTTACCCCGACTTATGCCGCCGGAATTTCCATCATTTCCGTGATTGTTGCCTCCTGGCTATCACCGAATAAAATGGGGCTGACCGCAATCATCGAAGCCATGGCCCAGGGGGCCCGAAATATGGCCACCACTGCCGTGCTACTGATCGGGATCGGCCTGGTAATCAATGTGATCAGCACCACCGGGATCGGCAATACTTTCTCGCTGATGATCAACGACTGGGCCGGTGGCAGTTTGCTGGTGATGCTGTTACTCATCGCCCTGGCCTCGCTGATCCTGGGTATGGGCCTGCCGGTGACCGCGGCCTATATTGTGCTCGGTACCCTGTCTGCCCCGGCATTGTATAAACTGATGGCAGAAAGCCAGCTGATTGAGATGATGGTTAACGGTCAGCTGCCGGAGCAGGCGCGAGCAATCTTCATGCTGGCCGCCCCGGATCAACTGGCCGCCTTAACCCAGCCGATGTCGGCAGACAAAGCCCAGGCGCTGCTCGCCATGGTTCCAGCCGACTTTATGGGCACGCTGCTGGAGCAAGGGCTGGGAATGGAGAAAGTAGCACTGGCGCTGCTGGCCGCGCACCTGATCATCTTCTGGCTGTCGCAGGACAGTAACGTTACCCCACCGGTCTGCCTGACGGCGTTTGCTGCCGCAACCATTGCTCGCACCCCGGCAATGCGTACCGGCCTGACAGCGTGGAAAATTGCCAAAGGGCTCTACCTGGTACCGCTGCTGATCGCCTATACCTCGCTGGTGAGCTGGGACTGGGCTTCAGTGTTGAGCGTCGGTATCTTTGCCATCTTTGGCACCTACGCTTTGATCGCTGCCATCGAAGGCTACCTGGAAGGTGCGTTAAACTGGCCTTTACGGGCCGCGTTGGTCGCCATTGGTGTCGTGCTGGTGTGGCCGGAAATGCCACTGATGGCCCGCCTCGCTGCAACAGCTGCCTTTATCGCCCTATTTATTGTGACGGGTCGCCAGGCACGCCAGGAATCATTTGTAGCCGCGCCATCGTCATCCTCCAACTGA
- a CDS encoding DMT family transporter, producing the protein MATLFGILAVLLWGMLALLGTFTTRLPPFQLLAICFCISALLMFGKRLYRREPVFTRPGLTLPQWLIGITGLFGFHFCYFLALRRAPAIDVSLIVYIWPLLLALFVANRQTVLKALAGGILGFIGIALIITGDSSLALDQAHWTGYLLAMCCAFIWSSYSFYLSRSDNSVEDIGWLSAAVAILALLAHLGLESGQWQLSGTEWLGALLLGLGPVGGAFYLWDIGLKRGNKSLLASFSFSAPLISSVLLALAGINDWSMNIIIALGLIFTGALINNWPKRAPRLSQPDTA; encoded by the coding sequence ATGGCAACCTTATTCGGTATTCTGGCCGTCCTGTTATGGGGCATGCTTGCCCTGCTTGGCACCTTCACTACTCGTCTGCCGCCTTTTCAGTTGCTGGCGATCTGTTTTTGTATTTCAGCCTTGCTGATGTTCGGCAAACGTCTGTATCGCCGAGAGCCGGTGTTTACTCGGCCCGGATTGACCCTACCCCAGTGGCTTATTGGCATAACGGGATTGTTTGGCTTTCACTTTTGCTATTTCCTTGCACTAAGGCGTGCCCCGGCCATTGACGTTAGCCTGATCGTCTATATCTGGCCATTGCTCCTGGCTCTGTTTGTTGCCAATCGCCAGACAGTACTCAAAGCACTCGCTGGAGGCATCCTCGGGTTTATCGGGATTGCATTGATTATCACCGGCGACAGCAGCCTGGCGCTGGATCAGGCCCACTGGACAGGCTATCTATTGGCCATGTGCTGCGCCTTCATTTGGTCCAGTTACTCTTTCTACCTGTCGCGCTCGGATAACTCGGTGGAAGATATTGGTTGGTTGTCCGCAGCGGTTGCCATCCTGGCTTTGCTGGCACACCTGGGGCTGGAAAGCGGCCAGTGGCAATTGAGCGGAACGGAATGGCTGGGCGCGCTGTTATTGGGCCTGGGACCGGTCGGCGGAGCGTTTTACTTATGGGATATCGGGCTAAAACGTGGCAACAAGTCACTACTGGCCTCGTTCAGCTTCAGTGCACCGCTGATCTCCTCGGTCCTGCTGGCACTGGCCGGGATCAATGACTGGTCGATGAATATCATCATCGCCCTGGGCCTCATTTTCACCGGTGCGCTGATCAACAACTGGCCCAAACGAGCTCCGCGCCTGTCGCAACCGGATACGGCTTGA